A window of Campylobacter pinnipediorum subsp. pinnipediorum contains these coding sequences:
- the murD gene encoding UDP-N-acetylmuramoyl-L-alanine--D-glutamate ligase, whose protein sequence is MKKSIFGYANTTKAIAKSGGWDIYDDKFTSVSKDEFGNSLFPSSMFDEIKSSFEITTPGISPNNHLIKKAKNLISEYDYFYNDMPFNVWISGTNGKTTTTKMTQHLLQSFGSVMGGNVGVALGDLDKNAKIWILETSSFTIHYTNKARPDIYILLPITPDHLSWHGSLKEYENAKLKPLSMMSENSVAILPKKYANTKTLAHKIYYENETDLADFCRVKLEDISFKPPFLLDALLALCVQKILIDFSDVELLNRFVIEPNKLEEIVDNKGRIWVNDTKATNIDACIQAVKRYKEHKIHLILGGDDKGVDMNPVFKFLKGMDVVIYAIGSNTNKLIELSSQFGLECKKCNFLQNAVKEINENLKDDEIALLSPAAASLDQFKSYAHRGDEFKKFIKELNLL, encoded by the coding sequence ATGAAAAAAAGTATTTTTGGTTACGCGAACACAACAAAAGCGATTGCTAAGAGTGGTGGATGGGATATCTATGATGATAAATTTACTAGTGTTTCAAAGGATGAGTTTGGTAATTCACTATTTCCTTCAAGTATGTTTGATGAGATAAAAAGCTCTTTTGAAATAACAACACCCGGCATATCTCCAAACAATCATCTCATAAAAAAAGCAAAAAATTTAATAAGTGAATATGACTATTTTTATAATGATATGCCTTTTAATGTTTGGATTAGTGGGACTAATGGAAAGACTACAACCACAAAAATGACACAACATTTACTTCAAAGCTTTGGTTCTGTTATGGGTGGAAATGTTGGTGTTGCTTTGGGAGATTTGGATAAAAATGCAAAAATTTGGATACTTGAAACAAGCTCTTTTACTATACACTATACAAATAAAGCTAGACCAGATATTTATATCCTTTTGCCAATCACTCCTGATCATCTATCTTGGCATGGAAGTTTAAAAGAATATGAAAATGCAAAGCTAAAACCACTTAGTATGATGAGTGAAAATTCAGTTGCTATACTCCCTAAAAAATATGCAAATACAAAGACCTTAGCTCATAAGATTTACTATGAAAATGAGACTGATTTGGCTGATTTTTGTAGAGTAAAATTAGAAGATATAAGCTTTAAGCCACCTTTTTTACTTGATGCTTTGCTTGCACTTTGTGTGCAAAAAATATTGATTGATTTTTCAGATGTAGAGCTTTTAAATAGGTTTGTTATAGAGCCAAATAAGCTAGAAGAGATTGTTGATAATAAAGGTAGAATTTGGGTAAACGACACAAAGGCTACAAATATAGATGCTTGTATCCAAGCCGTTAAGAGATATAAAGAGCATAAAATTCATCTTATACTTGGTGGTGATGATAAGGGTGTGGATATGAATCCTGTATTTAAGTTTCTAAAAGGTATGGATGTTGTTATTTATGCTATTGGTTCAAATACTAATAAACTTATAGAGTTATCTTCGCAGTTTGGGCTTGAGTGCAAAAAATGTAACTTTTTGCAAAACGCTGTAAAAGAGATAAATGAAAATCTAAAAGATGATGAGATAGCTTTATTGTCTCCAGCGGCGGCTAGTTTAGATCAGTTTAAAAGCTATGCACATCGTGGAGATGAATTTAAAAAATTTATTAAAGAATTAAATTTGTTATAG
- a CDS encoding GDSL-type esterase/lipase family protein, whose protein sequence is MKIALNNKFISLIFLLFLYGCSTPNTPIKQQDILIDFGDKNINNISKKYKSMNQNTKFAIKFFGDSHIATDDLASAFRNTLFKENSVGFGLPALPKYHLNKLLKYKINNFEMINSQFDAFNDYPLCGVVAKSSTNQANIKLMLDEKLNNKMIFEILYKSKQKGDVIEIKDTKNTSFKIQNSGNNRWQSKKFELIFPIQITALKKDVLIGSYKIYQKNGAKFADICGLNGAHMNLYQKWNNGAFFRDLNSIRYDIIVVAYGTNDSFNNNLNENIFYKNTKQLINLIKKSQPNTTILMLSPPTALKPKFKTVQKIIKKVAKEEKFLFYDIDLFMKLTGSKRKWIKQGLSKKDVHLTQKGYIKVGKEIARELKKIMTR, encoded by the coding sequence ATGAAAATAGCTCTAAACAATAAATTTATATCGCTAATATTTTTACTATTTTTATATGGCTGCAGCACACCAAACACCCCTATAAAGCAACAAGATATACTTATAGATTTTGGTGATAAAAACATAAATAATATATCTAAAAAATATAAAAGCATGAATCAAAATACAAAATTTGCAATAAAATTTTTTGGCGATTCACATATAGCAACCGATGATTTAGCTAGTGCTTTTAGAAATACATTATTTAAAGAAAATAGTGTTGGATTTGGCTTACCGGCGCTACCAAAATATCATTTAAACAAACTACTAAAATACAAAATAAACAACTTTGAGATGATAAACTCGCAATTTGATGCATTTAATGATTATCCGCTTTGTGGAGTCGTTGCAAAATCAAGCACCAATCAAGCAAATATAAAGCTCATGCTAGATGAAAAATTAAATAACAAAATGATATTTGAAATTTTATACAAAAGTAAACAAAAAGGCGATGTGATAGAGATAAAAGACACAAAAAATACAAGCTTTAAGATACAAAATAGCGGAAACAATCGCTGGCAATCTAAAAAGTTCGAACTTATCTTTCCAATACAAATCACAGCATTAAAAAAAGATGTATTGATAGGTAGTTACAAAATTTATCAAAAAAATGGGGCAAAATTTGCAGATATTTGCGGTCTAAATGGAGCCCATATGAATTTATATCAAAAATGGAATAATGGGGCGTTTTTTAGAGATTTAAACTCTATTAGATACGATATTATCGTAGTTGCATATGGGACAAATGATTCATTTAACAATAATTTAAATGAAAATATTTTCTATAAAAATACAAAACAGCTTATAAACCTAATCAAAAAATCACAACCAAACACAACAATACTTATGTTGTCTCCGCCAACAGCACTAAAGCCAAAATTTAAAACTGTTCAAAAAATCATAAAAAAAGTAGCAAAAGAAGAGAAATTTCTTTTTTACGATATTGATTTATTTATGAAATTAACCGGTTCAAAAAGAAAATGGATAAAGCAAGGATTATCCAAAAAAGATGTTCATCTAACACAAAAAGGATATATAAAAGTAGGAAAAGAGATAGCAAGAGAGCTTAAAAAAATAATGACCAGATAA
- a CDS encoding DUF459 domain-containing protein, whose protein sequence is MQDPLSMYLEQKYNSDFGIKKLKEIKIANKGIEFYDFLKFKFAGQEKYKPQEEYIPEPIKITNIIKQEITKNQKQKSDQNKTKIVVKKAKQIRLKAGDEILFIGDSIMQNIAIGSRKLFAKNGIKIIDISKHSTGLVNKKYYNWEEKTSIALENNNKIKLLIALFGANDSWGRSIRGRYREFNTKEWNDFYKNRISEIYQIAKKHNVEVLWLGVPCMKKDDFNEKMNSLNVLFSNLSKNYNETYLDVKNIICTNEIYTTHLKNDNNETVKIRANDGIHISIAGGRIIAKTIFSKIKIDENSSKQ, encoded by the coding sequence ATGCAAGACCCGCTTAGCATGTATTTAGAACAAAAATATAATAGCGACTTTGGGATAAAAAAACTAAAAGAGATAAAAATTGCAAACAAAGGCATAGAATTTTATGACTTTTTGAAATTTAAATTTGCAGGACAAGAAAAATATAAACCACAAGAAGAGTATATTCCTGAGCCAATTAAAATAACAAATATTATAAAACAAGAAATCACAAAAAATCAAAAACAAAAAAGCGACCAAAACAAAACTAAAATCGTAGTAAAAAAAGCAAAACAGATAAGATTAAAAGCTGGAGATGAAATTTTATTTATAGGTGATTCTATAATGCAAAATATTGCAATTGGTTCTAGAAAATTATTTGCAAAAAATGGAATAAAAATAATAGATATAAGCAAACACAGCACTGGCCTAGTGAATAAAAAATATTACAACTGGGAAGAAAAAACATCCATAGCTCTTGAAAATAACAATAAAATTAAGTTATTAATCGCATTATTTGGAGCAAATGACTCATGGGGACGAAGCATTCGTGGAAGATATAGAGAATTTAACACAAAAGAATGGAATGATTTTTATAAAAATAGAATATCAGAAATTTATCAAATAGCCAAAAAACATAATGTTGAGGTTTTATGGCTCGGTGTTCCTTGCATGAAAAAAGATGATTTTAATGAAAAAATGAACTCATTAAATGTTTTATTTTCAAATTTAAGCAAAAATTATAATGAAACCTACCTTGATGTAAAAAACATAATTTGTACCAATGAAATTTATACCACACATTTAAAAAATGATAACAATGAAACAGTAAAAATAAGAGCAAATGATGGTATTCATATAAGCATAGCAGGTGGAAGAATAATAGCTAAAACGATTTTCAGTAAGATCAAGATAGATGAAAATAGCTCTAAACAATAA
- a CDS encoding MBOAT family O-acyltransferase, translating to MTFFSIEFALIFIMFFVTYWIFYKNYKIQNYIILFFNYMLIFSFSPYFTLIVLLHTCFISYFGLFIAYRENKNALFSGLFVTILFLCFFKYYDFIHSDFKTLLFLLKFDFLAKNLDIALPIGISFYTFSSITYLVGIYKKEQEVAEFIPLACYLSFFATLLAGPIAKSNFMIPQFCKARKFENIDLIITLVILGITKKALIANYLNIQVSAVFSDPHSFNALEIITAVYLYGAWLYCDFSGYVDIVTAMALSIGFYLPINFNMPHIAVNLKDFWKRWHISLSNFIKENIYIPLGGNKNGFLETQINLIIAFALSGIWHGVGINFLIWGLLHGFGIMFLNILQKAKINISEKLPLFSMCITYTFVSITWIFFDRNDFDEAFNILNLMFNNENKIMLNDVILFVALCILFLIYPFLKNLKDVISGFLRATPTILKPFVLAIFFVFIFAIMPDGIPDFIYSSF from the coding sequence ATGACTTTTTTTTCAATTGAATTTGCATTAATTTTTATAATGTTTTTTGTAACTTATTGGATATTTTACAAAAACTATAAAATACAAAACTATATTATACTGTTTTTTAATTATATGCTAATTTTTTCATTTAGCCCATACTTTACTCTTATAGTGCTTTTGCATACTTGTTTTATATCCTATTTTGGGCTTTTTATAGCCTACCGAGAAAATAAAAATGCGCTTTTTTCAGGACTATTCGTTACTATACTATTTTTATGCTTTTTTAAATACTATGACTTTATTCACTCTGATTTTAAAACCCTATTGTTTTTATTAAAATTTGATTTTTTAGCAAAAAACCTAGATATCGCATTACCAATAGGTATATCATTTTATACATTTTCATCTATAACATATCTGGTTGGAATATACAAAAAAGAACAAGAAGTTGCTGAGTTTATACCACTTGCATGCTACTTATCATTTTTTGCAACACTATTAGCTGGTCCTATTGCAAAAAGTAATTTTATGATACCTCAATTTTGTAAAGCAAGAAAATTTGAGAATATAGACCTTATTATAACACTAGTTATATTAGGTATAACCAAAAAAGCTCTTATTGCAAACTACCTAAATATACAAGTAAGTGCTGTTTTTTCAGACCCGCATAGCTTTAATGCATTAGAAATTATAACAGCTGTATATTTATATGGAGCATGGTTATATTGTGATTTTAGCGGATATGTAGATATAGTAACAGCTATGGCTTTATCAATAGGTTTTTATCTTCCTATAAATTTCAATATGCCACATATTGCTGTAAATTTAAAAGATTTTTGGAAAAGGTGGCATATAAGCCTTTCAAATTTCATTAAAGAAAATATCTATATACCACTAGGTGGTAACAAAAATGGATTTTTGGAAACACAGATAAATCTAATAATAGCATTTGCTTTATCTGGAATTTGGCACGGGGTTGGAATAAATTTCTTGATATGGGGACTACTTCACGGATTTGGAATTATGTTTTTAAACATTTTGCAAAAAGCAAAAATAAACATATCAGAAAAACTACCCTTATTTTCAATGTGTATAACATATACATTTGTTAGTATAACTTGGATATTTTTTGACAGAAATGATTTTGATGAAGCATTTAATATCTTAAATTTGATGTTTAACAATGAAAACAAAATCATGCTAAATGATGTAATTTTGTTTGTAGCTTTATGTATATTGTTTTTAATCTATCCTTTTTTGAAGAATTTAAAAGATGTTATAAGTGGATTTTTAAGGGCGACTCCAACTATACTCAAACCATTTGTTTTAGCTATATTTTTTGTATTTATATTTGCTATAATGCCAGATGGTATACCTGATTTTATTTATTCGAGCTTTTAA
- the aspS gene encoding aspartate--tRNA ligase → MRSHYCAELNKDDIGKEVTLCGWVNTYRDHGGVIFLDLRDRTGLIQLVCDPADSKESHDIASKIRDEYVLKIKGKIRARGEGLVNPKLKTGEIEVVVSELEIENPSEALPFMIGDENVNEDIRLKYRFLDLRNERLQNIFKLRSKAAIAARNSLDKMGFIEFETPILTRATPEGARDYLVPSRVYPGQFYALPQSPQLFKQLLMCSGFDKYFQIAKCFRDEDLRADRQPEFTQIDIEMSFCEQEDIIKMAEEMLKDIFQACGYDVKTPFRRMSYKEATEKYGSDKPDLRYDLAMVDVIDIFERSTNEIFSQIAKNPKKNRIKALKVPNGDNIFSKREMNRFEEFVRKFGAQGLGYFQMKEEGLKGPLCKFFSDEDLNEIISRCDLKVGDVVFFGAGRKKTVLDYMGRFRIFLAEQMGIIDQDKMEFLWVLDFPMFEQNDDGSYSAMHHPFTMPKNIDEEDLEDILSVAHDVVLNGFELGGGSVRIHKNDVQQKVFKLLGIEEEEQREKFGFLLDALSFGAPPHGGIAIGFDRLIMLATKSTSIRDVIAFPKTQRAQCPLTKAPSAPSNEQMRELGLRLREKEK, encoded by the coding sequence ATGAGAAGTCATTATTGCGCCGAACTTAACAAAGATGATATTGGAAAAGAGGTTACTCTTTGTGGTTGGGTTAATACCTATAGAGATCATGGCGGTGTTATATTTTTAGATCTTCGTGACAGAACAGGTTTGATACAACTTGTTTGCGATCCAGCAGATAGTAAAGAATCTCACGATATAGCTTCAAAGATTCGTGATGAGTATGTTTTAAAGATAAAGGGTAAGATAAGAGCAAGAGGCGAAGGACTTGTAAATCCTAAATTAAAAACCGGTGAAATAGAGGTTGTGGTTAGTGAGCTTGAGATAGAAAATCCAAGTGAAGCACTACCTTTTATGATAGGCGATGAGAATGTAAATGAGGATATAAGGTTAAAATATAGATTTTTAGACCTTAGAAATGAACGTTTGCAAAATATATTTAAGCTTCGTTCAAAAGCTGCTATTGCTGCTAGAAACTCTTTGGATAAAATGGGCTTTATTGAGTTTGAAACTCCGATTTTAACTCGTGCTACACCTGAAGGTGCAAGGGATTATTTGGTTCCTAGTCGTGTTTATCCAGGTCAATTTTATGCACTTCCTCAAAGCCCTCAGCTTTTCAAACAGCTTTTGATGTGTTCTGGTTTTGATAAATATTTTCAGATAGCAAAGTGTTTTAGGGATGAGGATTTAAGAGCTGATAGACAGCCTGAGTTTACTCAAATAGATATTGAAATGAGCTTTTGCGAACAAGAAGATATTATAAAAATGGCAGAAGAGATGTTAAAAGATATTTTCCAAGCTTGTGGATATGATGTTAAAACGCCTTTCCGCCGTATGAGTTACAAAGAAGCTACTGAAAAATATGGCTCAGACAAGCCTGATTTGCGTTATGATTTGGCTATGGTTGATGTTATTGATATATTTGAAAGATCTACAAATGAAATTTTTAGCCAAATCGCAAAAAATCCTAAGAAAAATCGCATAAAAGCACTTAAAGTTCCAAATGGTGATAATATTTTCAGCAAAAGAGAGATGAATAGATTTGAAGAGTTTGTTAGAAAATTTGGAGCACAAGGCCTTGGATATTTCCAAATGAAAGAAGAAGGACTTAAAGGACCACTTTGTAAATTCTTTAGTGATGAAGATCTAAATGAAATTATTTCAAGATGTGATTTAAAAGTCGGTGATGTTGTATTTTTTGGTGCTGGACGTAAGAAAACTGTGCTTGATTATATGGGTAGATTTAGAATTTTCTTGGCAGAGCAAATGGGTATCATAGATCAAGATAAGATGGAGTTTTTATGGGTTCTTGATTTTCCTATGTTTGAACAAAATGATGATGGCTCGTATTCAGCAATGCATCATCCATTCACAATGCCAAAAAATATAGACGAAGAAGATCTTGAAGATATACTTTCTGTAGCCCACGATGTTGTTTTAAATGGCTTTGAGCTTGGTGGTGGTAGTGTGAGAATACATAAAAATGATGTTCAACAAAAAGTATTTAAACTGCTTGGAATTGAAGAAGAAGAGCAAAGAGAAAAATTTGGATTTTTACTAGATGCACTTAGTTTTGGAGCGCCACCACACGGTGGTATAGCTATAGGTTTTGATAGACTTATAATGCTTGCTACAAAATCAACAAGTATTCGTGATGTCATAGCTTTCCCAAAAACACAACGTGCCCAATGTCCTTTAACAAAAGCACCTAGCGCACCTAGTAACGAACAAATGAGAGAGCTTGGACTTCGTTTAAGAGAAAAAGAAAAATAA
- a CDS encoding adenylate kinase has product MKSLFLIIGAPGSGKTTDADLIAKNDESFAHFSTGDLLRAEVASGSELGKTIDGFISKGNLVPLDVVVNAIISAIKGSDKKNIIIDGYPRSVEQMNELDKVLAAQNEIVLKSVIEVDVSEDVARERVLGRARGADDNNEVFNNRMKVYLEPITAIRDFYKNKNLLHVINGERTIEEIVSDMSEFIKKVLSK; this is encoded by the coding sequence ATGAAAAGTTTATTTTTAATTATTGGTGCACCTGGTAGTGGTAAGACAACTGACGCTGATTTGATTGCAAAAAATGATGAATCTTTTGCGCATTTTTCAACAGGTGATCTGCTTCGTGCAGAAGTTGCAAGTGGTAGTGAGCTTGGTAAGACAATAGATGGCTTTATATCAAAAGGAAATTTAGTTCCATTAGATGTTGTTGTAAATGCTATCATATCAGCTATAAAAGGTTCTGATAAGAAAAATATAATCATTGATGGCTACCCAAGAAGTGTAGAGCAAATGAATGAGCTTGATAAGGTTTTAGCTGCTCAAAACGAGATAGTTTTAAAAAGCGTTATAGAAGTAGATGTAAGTGAAGATGTGGCTAGAGAGCGTGTTCTTGGCCGTGCTAGGGGAGCTGATGATAACAATGAAGTGTTTAACAATAGAATGAAGGTATATCTAGAGCCAATTACTGCAATAAGAGATTTTTATAAGAATAAAAATTTATTACATGTTATAAATGGCGAAAGAACGATAGAAGAGATCGTTTCTGATATGTCTGAATTTATTAAAAAAGTTCTAAGCAAGTAG
- a CDS encoding methylated-DNA--[protein]-cysteine S-methyltransferase, translating into MDEIYIKTPIGILKIIADKQAVHEINFVKHYKDTQSKNDVLNLCANEIYRYFKGDLKAFTTPIFLKGTDFKIQVYNEIEKIPYGMTATYKQIAENIGHKNAFRAVGNANATNKIPIIIPCHRVVSTNGLGGYSGGDGVKTKEFLLNFEQKYR; encoded by the coding sequence ATGGACGAAATTTATATCAAAACTCCTATTGGTATTTTAAAAATTATAGCCGACAAACAAGCTGTGCATGAGATAAATTTTGTAAAACATTACAAGGATACACAAAGCAAAAATGATGTTTTAAACCTTTGTGCTAATGAAATTTATAGATATTTTAAAGGGGATTTAAAAGCTTTTACAACACCTATATTTTTAAAAGGTACTGATTTTAAGATACAAGTATACAATGAAATAGAAAAAATACCATACGGCATGACCGCAACTTACAAGCAAATAGCAGAAAATATAGGGCATAAGAACGCATTTCGTGCTGTTGGAAATGCAAATGCAACAAATAAAATACCAATAATAATACCCTGCCACAGAGTTGTTAGTACAAATGGACTTGGTGGATATTCTGGTGGAGATGGAGTAAAAACAAAAGAATTTTTACTCAATTTTGAACAAAAATATAGATAA
- a CDS encoding bifunctional aconitate hydratase 2/2-methylisocitrate dehydratase, producing MSFFYDYNKHKHERELLGIDPLPLDEKQINDVISLLKQNHEKSQDLLFLLENRVLPGVDITSKIKAEFLNEILNHDLKIACIDKEKAVKMLGAMLGGYNVVVLIATLLNNDEKLAKLACDELKHTIFVHGYFDEIVSLSKTNKYALEVLKSWANAEWFLSKEKLQDSIKAVVFKVDGETNTDDLSPASEAFTRSDIPLHANAMLVKKVPDFLEQISKLKELNLPIVYVGDVVGTGSSRKSGINSIQWHFGKNINGIPNKKTGGIVIGSSIAPIFFNTAEDSGALPIVANVDKLNTGDVIEILPYEGKILKNDSVVSEFSLDPVSIIDEFRAGGRTTLMIGKSLFEKSRKVLGIEEESDIFIKIKNDKQDDTGYTLAQKMVGKACGVRGVRAGEYCEPTVLTVGSQDTTGPMTRDEIKELASLSFGADFVLQSFCHTAAYPKPSDAILHKTLPSFISSRGGVSLKPGDGVIHSWLNRMVLPDTVGTGGDSHTRFPIGISFPAGSGLVAFASVLGIMPLNMPKSVLVRFSGTLQDGITLRDLVNAIPYYAIKQGLLTVEKKNKKNIFAGKIIEIEGLNKLKVEQAFELSDASAERSAAACVVALDKEPVMEYISSNIALIESMIKSGYQDKDTLMRRKQKMKEWLDNPELLKADDDAKYECVIDINLDELKEPIVACPNDPDDVATLSEVLADEKRPKNIDEVFVGSCMTNIGHYRALGEILKDMGQIPTRLWVVPPTKMDKDKLTEEGYYSIFGASGARIEVPGCSLCMGNQARVADGAVVFSTSTRNFDNRMGMGAKVYLGSAELAAVCAILGKIPNKDEYFQIVNKKINGKEKDVYRYLNFDQLSDFIV from the coding sequence ATGAGTTTTTTTTATGATTATAATAAGCACAAACACGAACGCGAGTTGTTAGGTATAGACCCTTTGCCGCTTGATGAAAAACAGATAAATGATGTTATATCTTTGCTAAAACAAAATCACGAAAAATCTCAAGATTTATTATTTTTGCTCGAAAATAGAGTTTTGCCAGGTGTTGATATCACATCAAAGATAAAAGCCGAGTTTTTAAATGAAATTTTAAATCACGACCTAAAAATAGCCTGTATAGATAAAGAAAAAGCTGTTAAAATGCTAGGTGCTATGCTTGGGGGATACAATGTTGTTGTGCTTATAGCAACTCTTTTAAATAACGATGAAAAGCTTGCAAAATTGGCTTGTGATGAGCTAAAGCATACTATTTTTGTCCACGGATATTTTGATGAGATAGTAAGTTTGAGTAAGACAAATAAATACGCCCTTGAAGTTTTAAAATCTTGGGCAAATGCCGAGTGGTTTTTGTCAAAAGAAAAATTGCAAGATAGTATAAAAGCTGTTGTTTTTAAGGTTGATGGCGAGACAAATACAGATGATTTAAGCCCAGCAAGTGAAGCATTTACTCGTTCTGACATACCATTGCATGCAAATGCTATGCTTGTTAAAAAGGTTCCTGATTTTTTAGAACAAATATCCAAGCTTAAAGAGCTAAATTTACCTATAGTTTATGTTGGAGATGTTGTTGGAACCGGAAGTAGTAGAAAAAGCGGTATTAACTCTATTCAATGGCATTTTGGTAAAAATATAAATGGCATTCCAAATAAAAAAACAGGCGGTATTGTTATAGGGTCTAGCATTGCGCCTATATTTTTTAACACAGCAGAAGATAGCGGTGCTTTGCCTATTGTTGCAAATGTTGATAAATTAAATACTGGCGATGTGATAGAAATACTTCCTTATGAAGGTAAAATTTTAAAAAATGATAGTGTTGTTAGTGAGTTTTCGCTTGATCCTGTAAGTATTATTGATGAGTTTAGGGCAGGTGGACGAACTACTCTTATGATAGGAAAAAGTCTCTTTGAAAAATCAAGAAAAGTGCTTGGCATAGAAGAAGAAAGCGATATTTTTATCAAAATAAAAAACGACAAACAAGATGATACCGGCTATACATTGGCACAAAAGATGGTTGGTAAAGCTTGTGGTGTTAGAGGTGTTAGAGCTGGGGAGTATTGTGAGCCAACTGTCTTGACTGTGGGTTCTCAGGATACTACCGGTCCTATGACAAGAGATGAGATAAAAGAGCTTGCTAGCTTGAGCTTTGGGGCTGATTTTGTTTTGCAAAGTTTTTGTCACACAGCTGCATATCCAAAACCTAGCGATGCTATCTTGCATAAAACTCTACCATCTTTTATAAGTTCAAGAGGTGGTGTTAGCTTAAAGCCAGGTGATGGTGTTATACACTCTTGGTTAAACAGAATGGTTCTTCCTGATACCGTTGGAACAGGTGGCGATAGTCATACTCGTTTTCCGATAGGTATAAGTTTTCCTGCTGGTAGCGGTCTTGTTGCTTTTGCTTCTGTTTTGGGAATAATGCCACTTAATATGCCAAAAAGTGTTTTGGTTCGTTTTTCTGGAACTCTTCAAGATGGTATAACTTTAAGGGATTTGGTAAATGCAATACCTTATTATGCTATAAAACAAGGGTTGCTTACGGTTGAGAAAAAAAATAAAAAAAATATCTTTGCGGGTAAGATTATAGAGATAGAGGGACTTAATAAATTAAAGGTAGAACAAGCATTTGAGCTTAGCGATGCTTCTGCTGAAAGAAGTGCGGCGGCTTGTGTTGTAGCACTTGATAAAGAGCCAGTGATGGAATATATATCATCAAATATAGCGCTTATTGAATCTATGATAAAATCAGGTTATCAAGATAAAGATACTTTAATGCGTCGCAAGCAAAAAATGAAAGAGTGGCTTGATAATCCTGAGCTTTTAAAAGCCGATGATGACGCAAAATATGAATGCGTGATTGATATAAATTTAGATGAATTAAAAGAGCCTATTGTTGCTTGTCCAAACGACCCTGATGATGTTGCTACTTTGAGCGAAGTTTTGGCCGATGAAAAAAGACCAAAAAATATAGATGAGGTTTTTGTTGGAAGTTGTATGACAAATATAGGTCATTATAGAGCTCTTGGTGAAATTTTAAAAGATATGGGTCAAATTCCTACAAGGCTTTGGGTTGTTCCACCTACTAAGATGGATAAGGATAAACTCACAGAGGAGGGGTATTACTCTATATTTGGTGCAAGTGGTGCTAGGATAGAAGTTCCTGGTTGTTCGCTTTGTATGGGAAATCAAGCAAGAGTTGCCGATGGCGCTGTTGTCTTTTCAACATCTACTAGAAATTTTGATAATAGAATGGGTATGGGAGCAAAAGTTTATCTTGGAAGTGCTGAATTAGCTGCCGTTTGTGCTATTTTGGGAAAAATTCCAAATAAAGATGAGTATTTTCAAATCGTAAATAAAAAAATAAATGGCAAAGAAAAAGATGTTTATAGGTATCTAAATTTTGACCAGCTAAGCGATTTCATCGTTTAA